Part of the Triticum urartu cultivar G1812 chromosome 2, Tu2.1, whole genome shotgun sequence genome, TTCTCTAGCGACCAGTAGCTCCTCTACAAGATATTGTCGAGTAAATACATCGTACAGGTACAGTACCACCATGGCATTGAACCTTGATTCTCATCGAACCATGCCTAGACGCACTTTTTGTTTGCATGTACTATTCTTACACTGCTGCCCACGGTCTTCATCGGCAGCCATGAATCATTCATGATCAGTGCTGGTCGGAGGATTACTTCGGCCATCCAGCAGCCCAACCGCGAGGCGAGGAAGCCATGTTCCTATGGCAAGCCAGTGTCGACCTCACCGGCAGTGGCCGGCAGTGGCGGAGCTTGAAAGAAAAAACTGGGCGGACCAGACTAAGAATAGCACAATTATTTTTAAATTCTGAATGTGAATCCTATGTTGCAACCTGTAAGATGCAGAGAACAATTGACTAGAAAAATCAGGCTCTCTAATGAAGCAATTGTAAGCAAATCTATTCTTCTCTGAGTGTGAGTGACCTTGCCCGTGGCTACCAATGCTGCAATTTATACAAGACGTAAGGGACAAGTGAGTGGAAAAATATCTAGCTATTAATTATCAACTGGCAAACTCTGGAATTTACCCAAGGAAGGTGAAGCGTTTCGTGAGGCGGGAGGAGTCGACGACAAGTAATGGCTGGCAGCAGCTTCATCACCTCATcctgtttttttttttttttttgcgggataAACTTCCGATCTACACGCACGTATGCAAGGGGTTGAAAAAGTACTCGCCGGTGGCAGCTCATCATTTGCTAATGTTTGCTTTGCCCTCTGCATGCACACATAGTATGTGTCTCCCTGTTGCACGCAAGTTAATGGTGTGAAGCATGCAGGTTTGATCTATGCCCATCGTTAGAAACCCGATGTTTGATTATTACTCTGAGTATGCGTTGGATCTTCTTTTCAAAAAGAAATTATACTGATTTTTCTCTGAAGCAAAGCATATTCATACGACTGCTGAGCTAATAATTGAAAGCACCTAGCTAGGTACATATTGTTGGCTCACATCAACCCGAGATCGAAACCTTTTGTGAATTGGTCCTTGCTGTAGTTTTTTCCTGCTCGTACAATTTAGGTCGGGTCTGGTGAGGTGATAATCTTTGCCAGACAACATCGTCCGGATGTGGCCATGGAGGAGCACGTCTACGACACGATGAGTTAGAATCAGAATCGAATCAAAAGCGAAGATAGTGGCTTGGATCAAAAAAATCTCTCCTGTTTACAACACTAACTGCTCGCTCTTTCCTATTATATTATATTATACTTATATTAGTGGGAGGATGGAGGAAGGAGGATCATTATGCAAAGAAATTAATCTTTGTTCAAAGTTCCAATTAGGCGTTCTCAATCCTGTCGAATATGAATCTTACCCAGCCAATTATGATTTATGGTAATTGACGTTGGCTCCATAGCGAAGCACCAATGAACCATGTAGTGGTTGTAGAAATATATGAGCCATTGAGCTTCCTTTCCAAAGGGCCAGTGCCTCAAGAAGGGTCTAATAGGGTGGACGATTGATTTCGGCTTCAGTTTTATTCGCATTGAGCGAAGGAGCAACGGAGGAGAAGACATGCCAAGGAGAGAATATTCGAGCCTCCTTTGAGAAAGTCATCTGGAAATACTAGAAGATATGGACATATGTGCGTTTGGGAGGGATGGGTTACGACATGCTTATTGAGCTATGACTGTGTGATTCTCTCGTTGCAACATATACGTGTACGGCCAGATGCCATTCTTGCTTTGGTTCAAACAGTGCATTTCAGGCAGCAGTACACATGCATGGTAGTCTCAATCAGGGACTGACAAAATGGTGATGACAGATTGACATTGTGCTGCTAGCTAGTACACCGAGATACCGGTGACGAGCAAGAAGCAAACTCAACGAGCGTCGTGCCGTTGAATCCGGCGGTTCACGAGCTCGTCCATCAGCCGCCCGACGTCGCCGTACGATGATCCACCATTCTCCACCGCGTCCCTCGCTCTTGCGCTGAGGTCTCTGGCCTTTTTCTGTATTGCGTCGCCCTGAGCACCCATCACTCTCCTAACCGACTCGGCAATCACCGAGCCGGCGATCACCGCATGAGCCTCTGTGAGCGACGCGTAGTCCTTAGCACCGACGCTGACCCCCGCCCCGAGCAACTCCACGACGAGCTTCTCATTGTGGAACTGGTCGGCGTGCCGCGGCCACGTCACCATCGGCACGCCGGCGCTCAGGGCCTCGAGCGTCGAGTTCCACCCGCAGTGGGTCACGAAGCAGCCCACGGCTGGGTGGTTCAGGATGAGCACCTGCGGCGCCCACCCACGGATGATGTACCCACGCGAAGCCGTCGCGAGGCCTTCCGCCATCCAATCATTTGAAGATGTTGTGGCGCCGGTGGCAGAGATGACCCACACGAAGTTGCTGCCCGAGAGATCGAGGCCGCGGGCCAGCTCCTGCAGGCAGAGTTAAAAATTTCAACGAAATTTCGATGTAATTTCCGAAATTTCGCATATTTTAGTGGGGTCCAAAATATTTTTAGCCCCGAAATTTCAAGACAGATCCAAActaattccaaaataaatttaAATTATGTTAGAATTCCTTCAAATTAAGCGAAATTttaaatatcaaaatccgaaatgATTTTTGAAATATGCGAAATTTCCGAAATTATTTTGTTTTCGAAATTGAAAACCTTGCCTGCAGCTGCTCCGGCGAGAAGGTGGCCAGCGTACCAAACGCGACGTACACCACCGAGCCAGCCGGCTTGCCGTCGAGCCACTGCAGGCAGCCGTCCGCCTCCGGCGAGAGCGCATCGGTGCCCCTCGACGCCACGCCCATGCTGCCGCTGGCGAGCGAGACCGGCCCCACGAGCCACGCTCGGCGTCCAAGCGTCGTGCGGTAGTGCTTGACGTAGTCCGGCTCCAGCTCGCAGAAACTGTTGAACAACTCGCCGTAACTCCTCTGCTCCGTGGCGTCGACACCTCGGAAGAAGGCCCACTCTTCTGGCCGCTTCATCATCTGGCTCCGCCTCATCTCCACGCGGTGCGGCAGTCCCGGCAGCGCCACCATCACGGCCTCCGGATCACTCTCACCGTCGGTGGAGGAAGACGATGGAGACTGCAAGTTGTCCAAGTCCGACGGGTTGCAGTTACGCAGCATGCTGTGGAAGCACGAGCAGGCGAACATGCTGCTGCCGGTGAAGCCGAGCCGTGGGACGCCGTGCTCTGCGGCGACGTCCACGGACCAGTGGAAGAGGCTGTCGGACACCACCGCGTCCAGGTCGGCGCGGTGATCGGCCAGGGACCGCTCCAAGGGCTCCCGGAGGAGCCGCACCGCCTGATTGAACATGTCGCGCTCGTCCTGGGACGCGAGGCCCGTGCCGCTCTCGGCGCCCGGCGGAAGCCCGACGTCCGGGAAAGGAACGACGGAGATATCGATCGACGGTGAAGTAGGGTTGTCTTTGTTGGCGCGATCGACCACGGAGCGGATGATGGAGGCTTGGAACGGCGTGGTGAGGATGGTGCACCGGACGCCACGACCCGCGAACAGCGCCGCCATGTCGGCCATCGGAATGAGGTGGCCGGGGATGAGGAACGGGAAGAAGAGTATGTGCAACGGCGGCTCGCCGTCCTTGACAGGCGCCATGGCTGCGCCGGCCGGTTCTTCTTTGGTGGTTTGCATGCTTATGATGGCGTACTCCTCTCCCGCCCGTTTCTCTTTAATTTATAGGCTGTGGGCGCTAGAGTGGTGATTACTACGGACAACAACTCACATCACATCGATCGGATGCCGTGAATGGCAATCAACTCAAAAGGACATTTGAATTTTTTTGTGATCTCGCCCTATCAAGTGGTGTCACTTATAATAACCTGATCTGGTTGTGTTGCTCTATCAAATGTTGTCACTTATATTCCTCTAGCATTTTTTTCCTCCCCGCATGTTTCACCCGTTGTGATCTCGCCCTATCAAGTGGTGTCACTTATAATAACCTGATCTGGTTGTGTTGCTCTATCAAATGTTGTCACTTATATTCCTCTAGCATTTTTTTCCTCCCCGCATGTTTCACCCGTTGTGATCTCGCCCTATCAAGTGGTGTCACTTATAATAACCTGATCTGGTTGTGTTGCTCTATCAAATGTTGTCACTTATATTCCTCTAGCATTTTTTTCCTCCCCGCATGTTTCACCCGTTGTGATCTCGCCCTATCAAGTGGTGTCACTTATAATAACCTGATCTGGTTGTGTTGCTCTATCAAATGTTGTCACTTATATTACTCTAGCATTTTTTTCCTCCCCGCATGTTTCACCCGTTGTGATCTCGCCCTATCAACTGGTGTCACTTAACTCTAGCAATTGGTCTTTCTACACGTTTCACCAGTAGGTCCTGCTCGTTACTATTTCTAGTCAAAAAAAGTCCATGTATGAGTAGTCAATTTGGTCGGCCTCTTTAGAAAATAACCACAGTTCAGTTAGGTCCACTAGGTTTTCCACTTATTTCAAAAAACTGATTTCACTCATTTGAAACATTGAAATTTAAACATGTTTGAATGTATTCAAGATTGATCTTGTTCGAAAGGTCTTGGCGCCAAGAGGTCAAAGAAAATTAAACTGCATGGATTTTTGTAGGGATAGATCACATGCGTGCATACTATTATTATTATATGGTAGTCTCTCTTGCCTTCTGACAAAAAGTAGTGGCGCAAGACAAGCCGGGTTGACAGAATGGGAGATACAAATGAAAGCAACTGAATACATAAAAAACATGCACGCATATCAAAACCTTTGTGTGGTGGATGCTTCACCGGCAGCTAGTGCTTCCGGTAAGAAGAGCTTTGCTAACTGGAACATCTCTCCACTCCTCTCCCACCCTCGCGCCCTTTGATTTTTCCCTGCGTGGGCCGGGCTGTACATCTGCTGCTGGGAGACTACGTAGCCCACATAACCGAAATTATATATGGCCCGAAGCCAAAATAAAGAATATAACCGAGAGCAACCATTTGTATAATGTATTGGAAGTCGAGAAGTTTGAGAATTTATCCTAAATAAATTGAATTGACCATCAGTTTTGCTGCACAAGAAAATCTACACTTGCTAAAAACAGATCACAAGTACCCTTCCAATGCTTTTATTTGCACAAATACACAAAACAATTCTTAGGATTAATAGTACATAAATAACCATTATATTACCAATAAATAACTCTTGACAAAAAGAAACCACAAAAATAAAAAAGGGATCATTTTGCCAACACATCTCAAAATTATAGCACAACTAACCATCATTTTGGCAGGTTCAAAAAAGTCACGAATATAAGCAATTTGAGCATCATGCGTGGCTATATGAAATCGAAGGCTCATGTAACACAATTTGTTTCCCCATGTAACATCATTATCTTTACCACGTTCTGTCATGCTAACATTGGTGTTCATACAGTTATTAATATAAGTAAATATGTAAGTAGTTACAACAATGACGTACTAGAAACTATTTTGAATGGATAGTCCAAAAGTATATTCCCGCTAATCAGAATCAGTATATATAATACCATATCAAACAATATTTCTCACATACAGGTTCTGAAAATAAATAGAAGATCTTACTTGTAGGCCAGTTCTCAGTCTGACGCTGACCATGAGGATTGACCACAAGCTTATTTTCCTAGTGTTTGTGTCACCTAGCATTGAACACAAAGTAATTATGGAAAAGTACATTTATATGAATACAATGGATGTGATGTcataccacacacacacacacacacacacacacacagagagagagagaaatacTTATCACTAATGCACACGTAATTGCAAAAATTAATATCGAGAGAGTGCACGGAAGTCACTCCAACTAACACATCATTTACAATCTGTAAAAAGGTAGAATATGTAGTTTAGACGGTATTTATTTGTTTGGCTTTCCACAAGTTGCAGGTAAACATGTAGCTAGGTAACTAAAGTTTGTAATTAGTTGTAAGGGCATGTACAGTGGTGCTATCTTAGAAGTGCCATGTAGGCTAAATTCTCACGTGGAGGAAAGAGAAAGCAGGAAAAAAAGTTTGATTTCTCTTAATCAAGAGACGATCTCTTCGCATAATATGTCTCACCACATATTTAGAATTAGCTTGTTATTGAAGATTAACACTAAGAGGTAATCCATTGTACACCCGTATCTAAACTACCGACAAGGCTGaagataagactatcttatcaaccaATGTACATGTTCTAGCAATCTAGCGCGTTCGGAACGGTACATActtcctccattccaaaatatgaGTTCACTACAAGACATCAGCTTACTATGGTGAGGCAAATAATTTCATGGAATAGCCAAAAAAAAAAACATCACAAAATACACCCCAATGACGTTTTATGTGCGTCGCAAGTAGTGTCACAGAATCCCCATCACAGATTACTTCTAGTGATGGCGCATGCACTAAACGTCATAGATTACTTTTTTTACAAAAAGGACTCAATCTATTATGAAGATTCATTAGAAATACAAAGCACACAAcacataataaaaattacattgaAGTCCTTGAATCACCGAACAACCATTCCTGCCATCAGAACGAGCTGCTCCTTTACTGGAGCAGGCTTGATCTTGTCGATGACAGTCCGAAAGTAAAGAAAATAGCGTGTCGAATGCATGCTACTTACATGCTTTGGCTTAATCGATTTCTGGACTAAGATACTCTAGTACCAAATACATGCACCACATAGGTATACTAGTATCTATCACGTGGTATACACAGTGATATTGATCGCACACATGTGTACGTGTATCTTGTGGCGCACTCATCCAACTTTTGTATAATGACTCATGCTTGCTCGACTCTGTAAGCTTTGAAGCCGCATCTTTAATGAGCCTGAGAGACTCTACAAAGTCATCCAGAAGATGACGATGATCTGGAAGCTTTTCCTCATCAAACGATAGAACTACCTTGATAGTGCTGCTATAACTTTGGTAGTTCAGAATTAGGCCCTACAAAAGCAATCAAGCTTCAAATAAAATACAAACCGAAGTAAAAGTAATAGTACaatattttttttgttcataCATATTTATTTTACATTTCACCAGTGAAACTTCAGTTGTCTTGTTACATGGAACCTGCCTATGGAAAGGTACAATAATATCCTCCGCAGCATTTGGAAGGGCCACAACATTTTTCTAGATGACAAAATCCCACCACCGTCATTGCCTAGAGCATGCCCGACCGCTGATATTATGTTGGGAAACTAGCGTTCCTCCCGCTCTCTCCATGAATCTATCCTCGAAACATGGGTTGGAAGTTTTATCACGTCATGGTAAGTTGCCCTCACAACCTTACCTAGAGCCAAAAGATTTAAGTCCATGTTGTTTATAGGCACATGCCGGTAACTCTTTTCTATCTTAGACATATTGACCATGATATTTGGACCATATATGCAGTTCGATGCGGAACCACGAGGGATGGATAGTAATGATCTACCACATCAGTTTGCTACTCTCGGTATCTCCCAAGCCCTAACTGCACTCAGAACGCTCGATCTCTACACTCTCGCCTTCACACCCTAGCCTCACCAACCTTGTCATTTGCCTTACTATCCGCTTCCACACCGCCATCTGCAAGTCCGACCTAGTGTGTGGAGCATTGTCGTCCATGAGCCTGATCCACGCCTGCATCAATTCATGCCCAAGCCCTACCTATGACCACATTGGTGCCGTATGGTTGAATCTAGCTACCGTGTCATCTACTACCTATCAATTCCACTACCCTCCCCTCACTGCAGCACACAATATGAGGAGTCTATGGTTACCGGTGGCATGACCACCTCTCTATACATTGGCTTCTCCATTGGCAAGTCGTACACCTGACCTCGCCGCCTCCCCTAACGGTGTGCAACATATAATATGGCCCTTCCTTGTTGACGATGTGTTGCAACTACAGTTTCGTGATGTATTAATTGATATGCTCTGGTCGATTTgcattgccatgtgttgattactATTtatatgccctagccgaattgcATTATGTTGACTATTTGTACATTGATTCTACTATGTTGCTTAATGGATGCTAACTCTGTTATGATGCTTCTATTTAATTTTGTTTATACTGTTATAATATGTATAATGGTTCATTAAGCATTGTGTATATTAATAAAGAAAGTATATTAGAAACATACAAATAAGACATATATGTTGATAAAAACATATCACCAGCACCCTTTCTTAAATTCTTATTATCTTTCTTTCTTACCACTCACATAATCTCGACAAATACTTAGTATTGTAGTAAGTGCTACTCTTAGAACTTGTGCCAATAAAGTTGTTTTTTCCAATGAAGAAAAAACTAATAATAATATGATTGTTATGTTTTTGGTTTAGATTCAAGTCTTCTAATTATAGTATAGTGAACCCCTTAAGCCTAAGCCCTAAGCCCTATCCTAGTTTTGGTAATACCGAGGCATGCAAACTGAGTACTGCTTACAACATGTTTTTAACAAACTCCTAGATACATCAAgattttttttagattttttttcttcTAGTGACTTAAAGTGTCATAGCTCAGTTTCAAATATGGAGTTGGTTACCACACATACCATGTGGTGATATATCAAGATTTTTTAATGGGATAAAAAATTATCAATGTGTATGCCAACTATAACCGGGAAGTCCCCCGCAGAAAAAAGACTATAACTTGGAAGTAAAAGTAGAATTTTCTCAACTAATTAGTACCATGATGACATACCTCTCCTGGCCCGTAGACGCTAGGTGCAATGAAGGTAACCGTGTGCCCCCATAAGTCTATCCGTTCAACTGGTCCAATCATGTTGGAGAACAATAATGTCGTATTTCCGAGCATGCGGCGCACGATAAAGGATGTTGCCTGCTTTGATGGATAAATGCAGTGCAAGTAGAAACATGGAAGTGACGAGATATAAACTTGTTCAAAGTTTGTGCAGTTCATGAAATATACCTTTACACCAAAACATTTGAGGAAAATTTCGGTCATCTTTTGTGTCATAATAACTTCAAGTGACCTCTTTTTCCGCTCCGCCATCTTCTTTGCTTCACGGATATATGCAATTTGATCATCGTGCATGGCTATACGAAATGGAAGGATGATGTAGCCCAATTTGTTACCCCATGTAGCATCATTACTCTTACCACATTCTA contains:
- the LOC125540781 gene encoding anthocyanin 3'-O-beta-glucosyltransferase-like → MQTTKEEPAGAAMAPVKDGEPPLHILFFPFLIPGHLIPMADMAALFAGRGVRCTILTTPFQASIIRSVVDRANKDNPTSPSIDISVVPFPDVGLPPGAESGTGLASQDERDMFNQAVRLLREPLERSLADHRADLDAVVSDSLFHWSVDVAAEHGVPRLGFTGSSMFACSCFHSMLRNCNPSDLDNLQSPSSSSTDGESDPEAVMVALPGLPHRVEMRRSQMMKRPEEWAFFRGVDATEQRSYGELFNSFCELEPDYVKHYRTTLGRRAWLVGPVSLASGSMGVASRGTDALSPEADGCLQWLDGKPAGSVVYVAFGTLATFSPEQLQELARGLDLSGSNFVWVISATGATTSSNDWMAEGLATASRGYIIRGWAPQVLILNHPAVGCFVTHCGWNSTLEALSAGVPMVTWPRHADQFHNEKLVVELLGAGVSVGAKDYASLTEAHAVIAGSVIAESVRRVMGAQGDAIQKKARDLSARARDAVENGGSSYGDVGRLMDELVNRRIQRHDAR